The Pongo abelii isolate AG06213 chromosome 23, NHGRI_mPonAbe1-v2.0_pri, whole genome shotgun sequence genome includes a window with the following:
- the SLC16A8 gene encoding monocarboxylate transporter 3 isoform X2, with the protein MLAGGLLASAGMILASFATRLLELYLTAGVLTGRLVDALKNYEIIFYLAGSEVALAGVFMAVATNCCLRCAKAAPSGPGAEGGASDTEGAEAEGDSEPLPVVAEEPGNLEALEVLSAQGEPTEPEMEARPRLAAESV; encoded by the exons ATGCTGGCGGGTGGGCTGCTGGCTTCCGCGGGCATGATCCTAGCTTCCTTTGCCACGCGCCTCCTGGAGCTCTACCTGACCGCTGGGGTGCTCACAG gccgCCTGGTGGATGCGCTGAAGAACTACGAGATCATCTTCTACCTGGCCGGCTCTGAGGTGGCCCTGGCCGGGGTCTTCATGGCTGTCGCCACCAACTGCTGCCTGCGTTGTGCTAAAGCTGCCCCGTCAGGCCCAGGTGCTGAGGGCGGAGCCAGTGACACTGAGGGCGCTGAGGCTGAAGGGGACTCTGAGCCCCTGCCTGTCGTCGCAGAGGAACCCGGCAACCTGGAGGCCCTGGAGGTGCTCAGCGCCCAGGGCGAGCCCACAGAACCAGAAATGGAGGCGAGGCCAAGGCTGGCTGCCGAGTCTGTGTAA
- the SLC16A8 gene encoding monocarboxylate transporter 3 isoform X3 has product MGAGGPRRGEGPPDGGWGWVVLGACFVVTGFAYGFPKAVSVFFRALMRDFGAGYSDTAWVSSIMLAMLYGTGPVSSILVTRFGCRPVMLAGGLLASAGMILASFATRLLELYLTAGVLTGLGLALNFQPSLIMLGLYFERRRPLANGLAAAGSPVFLSALSPLGQQLLERFGWRGGFLLLGGLLLHCCACGAVMRPPPGPGSRPRRDSAGDRAGDAPGEAEADGAGLQLREAPPRARPRRRLLDLAVCTDRAFAVYAVTKFLMALGLFVPAILLVNYAKDAGVPDTDAAFLLSIVGFVDIVARPACGALAGLARLRPHVPYLFSLALLANGLTDLSSARARSYGALVAFCVAFGLSYGMVGALQFEVLMAAVGAPRFPSALGLVLLVEAVAVLIGPPSAGRLVDALKNYEIIFYLAGSEVALAGVFMAVATNCCLRCAKAAPSGPGAEGGASDTEGAEAEGDSEPLPVVAEEPGNLEALEVLSAQGEPTEPEMEARPRLAAESV; this is encoded by the exons ATGGGCGCTGGCGGCCCCCGGCGGGGCGAGGGCCCCCCAGACggcggctggggctgggtggtGCTGGGCGCCTGCTTTGTGGTCACCGGCTTCGCCTACGGCTTCCCGAAAGCCGTGAGCGTCTTCTTCCGCGCGCTCATGCGCGACTTCGGCGCCGGCTACAGCGACACGGCCTGGGTGTCCTCCATCATGCTGGCCATGCTCTACGGCACGG GCCCCGTGTCCAGCATCCTCGTGACCCGCTTTGGCTGTCGCCCGGTGATGCTGGCGGGTGGGCTGCTGGCTTCCGCGGGCATGATCCTAGCTTCCTTTGCCACGCGCCTCCTGGAGCTCTACCTGACCGCTGGGGTGCTCACAG GCCTGGGCCTGGCCCTCAACTTCCAGCCGTCGCTCATCATGCTGGGGCTGTACTTCGAGCGGCGGCGGCCTCTGGCCAACGGGCTGGCGGCGGCGGGCAGCCCAGTGTTCCTGTCCGCGCTGTCGCCGCTCGGCCAGCAGCTGCTGGAGCGCTTCGGCTGGCGCGGCGGTTTCCTGCTGCTCGGCGGGCTCCTGCTGCACTGCTGCGCCTGCGGGGCTGTCATGAGGCCGCCGCCCGGGCCAGGCTCGCGACCGCGCAGGGACAGCGCCGGCGACCGCGCCGGGGACGCTCCGGGCGAGGCGGAGGCTGACGGTGCGGGGCTGCAGCTGCGCGAGGCACCCCCCAGGGCCCGGCCCCGCCGGCGCCTGCTGGACTTGGCAGTGTGCACAGACCGCGCCTTCGCCGTGTACGCCGTCACCAAGTTCCTGATGGCGCTCGGGCTCTTCGTCCCCGCCATCCTGCTGGTGAACTACGCCAAGGACGCGGGCGTGCCCGACACCGACGCCGCCTTCCTGCTGTCCATCGTGGGCTTCGTGGACATCGTGGCGCGGCCGGCGTGCGGCGCCCTGGCGGGCCTGGCGCGTCTGCGACCGCACGTCCCGTATCTGTTCAGCCTGGCCCTGCTGGCCAACGGGCTCACGGACCTGAGCAGCGCGCGCGCGCGCTCCTACGGCGCCCTCGTCGCCTTCTGCGTCGCCTTCGGCCTCTCCTACGGCATGGTGGGGGCGCTGCAGTTCGAGGTGCTCATGGCGGCTGTGGGCGCGCCCCGCTTCCCCAGTGCGCTGGGCCTGGTGTTGCTCGTGGAGGCCGTGGCTGTGCTCATCGGACCGCCCTCTGCCG gccgCCTGGTGGATGCGCTGAAGAACTACGAGATCATCTTCTACCTGGCCGGCTCTGAGGTGGCCCTGGCCGGGGTCTTCATGGCTGTCGCCACCAACTGCTGCCTGCGTTGTGCTAAAGCTGCCCCGTCAGGCCCAGGTGCTGAGGGCGGAGCCAGTGACACTGAGGGCGCTGAGGCTGAAGGGGACTCTGAGCCCCTGCCTGTCGTCGCAGAGGAACCCGGCAACCTGGAGGCCCTGGAGGTGCTCAGCGCCCAGGGCGAGCCCACAGAACCAGAAATGGAGGCGAGGCCAAGGCTGGCTGCCGAGTCTGTGTAA
- the SLC16A8 gene encoding monocarboxylate transporter 3 isoform X1 has translation MGAGGPRRGEGPPDGGWGWVVLGACFVVTGFAYGFPKAVSVFFRALMRDFGAGYSDTAWVSSIMLAMLYGTGRLVDALKNYEIIFYLAGSEVALAGVFMAVATNCCLRCAKAAPSGPGAEGGASDTEGAEAEGDSEPLPVVAEEPGNLEALEVLSAQGEPTEPEMEARPRLAAESV, from the exons ATGGGCGCTGGCGGCCCCCGGCGGGGCGAGGGCCCCCCAGACggcggctggggctgggtggtGCTGGGCGCCTGCTTTGTGGTCACCGGCTTCGCCTACGGCTTCCCGAAAGCCGTGAGCGTCTTCTTCCGCGCGCTCATGCGCGACTTCGGCGCCGGCTACAGCGACACGGCCTGGGTGTCCTCCATCATGCTGGCCATGCTCTACGGCACGG gccgCCTGGTGGATGCGCTGAAGAACTACGAGATCATCTTCTACCTGGCCGGCTCTGAGGTGGCCCTGGCCGGGGTCTTCATGGCTGTCGCCACCAACTGCTGCCTGCGTTGTGCTAAAGCTGCCCCGTCAGGCCCAGGTGCTGAGGGCGGAGCCAGTGACACTGAGGGCGCTGAGGCTGAAGGGGACTCTGAGCCCCTGCCTGTCGTCGCAGAGGAACCCGGCAACCTGGAGGCCCTGGAGGTGCTCAGCGCCCAGGGCGAGCCCACAGAACCAGAAATGGAGGCGAGGCCAAGGCTGGCTGCCGAGTCTGTGTAA